A genomic segment from Lasioglossum baleicum chromosome 5, iyLasBale1, whole genome shotgun sequence encodes:
- the LOC143208816 gene encoding protein tipE-like isoform X3 produces the protein MNDPLSPGTSNCSWTSCREGCTKELYDCTQIRVNYKLPTNVSEDSDGQVEGGGAVGGVEDDEDSTTMGKSRYERSLREYDYVEEDDDFAEEDETGLPKPFPTGLMGNDSEWYFTGAKLFPNVKGCGYPPMLNCSIFYRQYSIIGQNFSCYYSKVDPGIVISDLDMWQVYMNLVYAMAIPIPSFIISVIYLTIAYFKIYNEEEEVLVPGEEGEDGGDGEGSNGAPPLTSSALTPGSEAFREDLTSFGYQLQIAMVDDVSRDKLDEISNSYSTQGNSSKPMTTSISTLPGPTAAV, from the exons ATGAACGATCCGTTGAGTCCAGGTACGAGCAACTGCTCATGGACGTCCTGTAGAGAGGGTTGCACCAAGGAGCTGTACGATTGCACGCAAATACGCGTCAACTACAAGCTACCGACTAACGTGTCTGAGGATAGCGACGGACAGGTTGAGGGAGGTGGAGCGGTAGGAGGTGTCGAGGATGACGAAGACAGCACGACGATGGGAAAATCGCGTTACGAGCGCTCCCTCAGGGAGTATGATTACGTGGAGGAGGACGACGACTTCGCTGAGGAAGATGAAACTGGACTGCCGAAACCCTTCCCTACAG GTCTCATGGGCAACGACTCcgagtggtatttcaccggggCCAAGCTGTTCCCCAACGTAAAAGGCTGTGGATACCCTCCAATGCTGAATTGCAGTATTTTCTACCGGCAGTACTCCATCATAGGGCAGAACTTTAGCTGTTACTACTCGAAAGTGGACCCCGGGATAGTCATCAGCGACCTCGACATGTGGCAG GTGTACATGAATCTGGTGTACGCGATGGCGATTCCGATACCGTCTTTCATAATCTCGGTGATATACCTCACCATCGCCTACTTCAAGATCTACAACGAAGAGGAGGAGGTCCTCGTGCCCGGTGAGGAGGGCGAGGACGGAGGAGATGGTGAAGGAAGCAACGGGGCACCACCATTGACGAGCAGCGCCCTTACGCCCGGCAGTGAGGCTTTCAGGGAAGACCTAACAAGCTTCGGGTATCAGCTGCAAATCGCCATGGTCGACGACGTCAGCAGGGACAAGCTAGACGAGATATCCAACTCGTACTCCACTCAGGG
- the LOC143208816 gene encoding protein tipE-like isoform X1: MADEKEKQTFLQKLLFYTTAFFILLSTFSLFAFLFLVPFVIDPAFTTIFMQFDTRPAECITIDVESRRGTSNCSWTSCREGCTKELYDCTQIRVNYKLPTNVSEDSDGQVEGGGAVGGVEDDEDSTTMGKSRYERSLREYDYVEEDDDFAEEDETGLPKPFPTGLMGNDSEWYFTGAKLFPNVKGCGYPPMLNCSIFYRQYSIIGQNFSCYYSKVDPGIVISDLDMWQVYMNLVYAMAIPIPSFIISVIYLTIAYFKIYNEEEEVLVPGEEGEDGGDGEGSNGAPPLTSSALTPGSEAFREDLTSFGYQLQIAMVDDVSRDKLDEISNSYSTQGNSSKPMTTSISTLPGPTAAV; the protein is encoded by the exons ATGGCGGACGAAAAGGAGAAACAGACGTTCCTGCAGAAGCTGCTGTTCTACACGACCGCGTTCTTCATCCTCCTCAGCACCTTCAGCCTCTTTGCCTTCCTCTTCTTGGTCCCCTTCGTCATCGACCCCGCCTTCACCACCATCTTCATGCAGTTCGACACTCGGCCAGCCGAGTGTATCACCATCGACGTTGAATCCAGGAGAG GTACGAGCAACTGCTCATGGACGTCCTGTAGAGAGGGTTGCACCAAGGAGCTGTACGATTGCACGCAAATACGCGTCAACTACAAGCTACCGACTAACGTGTCTGAGGATAGCGACGGACAGGTTGAGGGAGGTGGAGCGGTAGGAGGTGTCGAGGATGACGAAGACAGCACGACGATGGGAAAATCGCGTTACGAGCGCTCCCTCAGGGAGTATGATTACGTGGAGGAGGACGACGACTTCGCTGAGGAAGATGAAACTGGACTGCCGAAACCCTTCCCTACAG GTCTCATGGGCAACGACTCcgagtggtatttcaccggggCCAAGCTGTTCCCCAACGTAAAAGGCTGTGGATACCCTCCAATGCTGAATTGCAGTATTTTCTACCGGCAGTACTCCATCATAGGGCAGAACTTTAGCTGTTACTACTCGAAAGTGGACCCCGGGATAGTCATCAGCGACCTCGACATGTGGCAG GTGTACATGAATCTGGTGTACGCGATGGCGATTCCGATACCGTCTTTCATAATCTCGGTGATATACCTCACCATCGCCTACTTCAAGATCTACAACGAAGAGGAGGAGGTCCTCGTGCCCGGTGAGGAGGGCGAGGACGGAGGAGATGGTGAAGGAAGCAACGGGGCACCACCATTGACGAGCAGCGCCCTTACGCCCGGCAGTGAGGCTTTCAGGGAAGACCTAACAAGCTTCGGGTATCAGCTGCAAATCGCCATGGTCGACGACGTCAGCAGGGACAAGCTAGACGAGATATCCAACTCGTACTCCACTCAGGG
- the LOC143208816 gene encoding protein tipE-like isoform X2, with product MADEKEKQTFLQKLLFYTTAFFILLSTFSLFAFLFLVPFVIDPAFTTIFMQFDTRPAECITIDVESRRGTSNCSWTSCREGCTKELYDCTQIRVNYKLPTNVSEDSDGQVEGGGAVGGVEDDEDSTTMGKSRYERSLREYDYVEEDDDFAEEDETGLPKPFPTGLMGNDSEWYFTGAKLFPNVKGCGYPPMLNCSIFYRQYSIIGQNFSCYYSKVDPGIVISDLDMWQVSTIFYVIFVSLTVLHSMPCVARKLAHVHARHGHTTCSRVHESGVRDGDSDTVFHNLGDIPHHRLLQDLQRRGGGPRAR from the exons ATGGCGGACGAAAAGGAGAAACAGACGTTCCTGCAGAAGCTGCTGTTCTACACGACCGCGTTCTTCATCCTCCTCAGCACCTTCAGCCTCTTTGCCTTCCTCTTCTTGGTCCCCTTCGTCATCGACCCCGCCTTCACCACCATCTTCATGCAGTTCGACACTCGGCCAGCCGAGTGTATCACCATCGACGTTGAATCCAGGAGAG GTACGAGCAACTGCTCATGGACGTCCTGTAGAGAGGGTTGCACCAAGGAGCTGTACGATTGCACGCAAATACGCGTCAACTACAAGCTACCGACTAACGTGTCTGAGGATAGCGACGGACAGGTTGAGGGAGGTGGAGCGGTAGGAGGTGTCGAGGATGACGAAGACAGCACGACGATGGGAAAATCGCGTTACGAGCGCTCCCTCAGGGAGTATGATTACGTGGAGGAGGACGACGACTTCGCTGAGGAAGATGAAACTGGACTGCCGAAACCCTTCCCTACAG GTCTCATGGGCAACGACTCcgagtggtatttcaccggggCCAAGCTGTTCCCCAACGTAAAAGGCTGTGGATACCCTCCAATGCTGAATTGCAGTATTTTCTACCGGCAGTACTCCATCATAGGGCAGAACTTTAGCTGTTACTACTCGAAAGTGGACCCCGGGATAGTCATCAGCGACCTCGACATGTGGCAGGTCTCGACGATTTTCTATGTCATCTTTGTCTCTCTAACTGTTTTACATTCTATGCCGTGCGTGGCCCGGAAACTTGCGCACGTCCATGCGAGACACGGCCACACAACGTGCTCAC GTGTACATGAATCTGGTGTACGCGATGGCGATTCCGATACCGTCTTTCATAATCTCGGTGATATACCTCACCATCGCCTACTTCAAGATCTACAACGAAGAGGAGGAGGTCCTCGTGCCCGGTGA